AAAAACGCCAAGACACCGCGTGCTGCCTGAATGCCCGCGTTATCGTTGACGATCTTCGCGAGCAAGCTCGCTCCTACAAGGGTTGTTGACCTTGACGGTTCGGTAGCGCTGCCCCTGCCTGAGTGGGGCTTCGCGGTCGGTCACCGCCCTGTGCGGCGCCGATCTGTCTTCATCCTCCCAAGAGGATTGCCGGTGGCCAAAAAAGCCGCATCCTTCGCCGCCCTTGGTGGCCTGGTATTTTCCACCGACGCAGGTCGACACTGCCCGGACTGTCGTCAGCCCGTGGACGCGTGCACCTGCAAACAAACCCTGATCCCCGAAGGCGACGGCATTGCCCGCGTGCGCCGCGAGAGCAAAGGCCGTGGCGGCAAGACGGTGACCACCATCACTGGCGTGCCGCTGGCCGAAGATGCGCTCAAGGAGCTGGCCACCACGCTGAAAAAGCGTTGCGGCACCGGTGGCGCGTTGAAAGACGGGGTCATCGAGATCCAGGGCGAGCATGTCGAACTGCTGTTGGCCGAGCTGATCAAGCTCGGTTACAAGGCCAAGAAGTCCGGCGGCTGAAAGCCTCTTCCCAACCTGTGTCTAAACTCTGTCCTGCTAGCGAGGTCTACCTCCCTTACAGGCAAATCGTCATTTTCATTCTTTAGACTGCGCCAGCCTCCGCTTGAGGTGGCGCCTTCGCCTTCATATATAGGGGACTTCAATGTCCGTACGACGCACACGCAAAGACGATGGCAGCCAATGGACAGTTGCGGACAGCCGCAGTGTTTACGGGATCCGCCATTGGGGGGCCGGTTATTTCGCGATCAATGAAGCCGGTCGCGTAGAAGTCCGTCCGAACGGTCCGAACAGCACGCCCGTCGATCTGTACGAGCAAGTCGACGAGCTGCGCAAAAGTGGTCTGTCGTTGCCCTTGCTGGTGCGCTTCCCCGATATCCTGCAAGACCGTGTACGCCAGCTGACCGGTGCCTTCGATTCGAACATCGAACGCCTGGAATACCAGAGCAAATACACCGCGCTGTACCCGATCAAGGTGAACCAGCAGGAAGCGGTGATCGAAAACATCATTGCCACCCAGAACGTCTCCATTGGCCTGGAAGCCGGCTCCAAGCCTGAGCTGCTGGCCGTGCTGGCCCTGGCGCCAAAAGGCGGCACCATCGTCTGCAACGGTTACAAGGACCGTGAGTTCATTCGCCTGGCGCTGATGGGCCAGAAGCTCGGCCACAACGTGTTTATCGTGATCGAGAAAGAATCCGAGGTCGAGCTGGTGATCGAAGAGGCCGCCAGCCTCAAGGTCAAGCCGCAGGTGGGCTTGCGCGTGCGCCTGTCGTCGCTGGCTTCAAGCAAGTGGGCGGACACCGGCGGTGAGAAGTCCAAGTTCGGGTTGTCGGCGGCGCAACTGTTGTCGGTGGTCGAGCGCTTCCGCGCGGCAGGCCTCGATCAGGGCATCCGCCTGCTGCACTTCCACATGGGCTCGCAGATCGCCAACCTGGCGGACTATCAGCATGGGTTCAAGGAAGCCATTCGTTACTACGGCGAACTGCGCAACCTCGGCCTGCCGGTGGACCACATCGATGTGGGCGGCGGCCTGGGCGTGGACTACGACGGTACTCACTCGCGTAACGCCAGTTCGATCAACTACGACATGGACGACTACGCCGGTGTGGTAGTGGGCATGCTCAAGGAATTCTGCGACGCGCAGAGCCTGCCGCACCCGCACATCTTCTCCGAAAGCGGCCGCTCGCTGACCGCCCACCACGCCATGCTGGTGGTGCAGGTGACGGACGTCGAGAAACACAACGACGAAATCCCGACCATCGAGAACAAGGAAAGCCTGCCGGAAACCGTGCAATGGCTGGTGGACCTGCTCGGCCCGACCGATATCGAGATGGTCACCGAAACCTACTGGCGCGCCACTCACTACATGAGCGACGTGGCCACCCAGTACGCCGATGGCAAACTGACCTTGGCCGAGAAAGCCCTGGCCGAGCAGTGCTACTTCGCCGTATGCCGTCGCCTGCACAACTCGTTGAAAGCCCGTCAGCGCTCGCACCGCCAGGTGCTGGACGAACTCAACGACAAACTGGCCGACAAGTACATCTGCAACTTCTCGGTGTTCCAGAGCCTGCCGGACACCTGGGCCATCGGCCAGGTCCTGCCGATCCTGCCGCTGCATCGCCTCGACGAAGAGCCGCTGCGCCGCGCCGTGCTGCAAGACCTGACCTGCGACTCCGACGGCAAGATCAAGCAGTACGTCGACGAGCAGAGCATCGAGACCAGCCTGCCGGTACATGGCTTGAACGAGGGCGAAGACTACCTGTTGGGCATTTTCCTGGTCGGTGCCTACCAGGAAATCCTCGGTGACATGCACAACCTGTTCGGCGACACCGACTCGGTGAACATCTACCAGCGCGAAGACGGTTCGGTGTACAGCGCCGGTATCGAGACCCACGACACCATCGAAGACATGCTGCGCTATGTGCACTTGTCCCCGGAGGAGTTGATGACGCACTACCGCGACAAGTGCGCCAGCGCGAAGATCACGGCGTCCGAGCGTACCCAGTTCCTGGATGCGCTGCGCTTGGGTCTGACTCGCTCTTCTTACTTGTCCTCGTAAAAATGTGGGAGGGGGCTTGCCCCCGATAGCGGTATATCAGCAACAAACTTGTTGCCTGACACTCTGCTATCGGGGGCAAGCCCCCTCCCACATTTGGATCGGGTTTCTTCAGCTACCGCCCAGCCACAGTCCTTGCCGATTCAAGCGCCAGGCAATCGCCCACAGCGTCAGGCTGCGCACTGCCATGAACAACATGAAGGTTATCCACAACCCGTGGTTGCCCAACCCCTGTAGCGCCCACGCCACCGGCAGCACCAGCAGCACGGTCAGCAACATCCCGTTGCGCATCTCCCGCGCTCGCGTTGCGCCGATAAACAGCCCATCGAGCAAATAACTCCACACCGCAATCAACGGCAGTACCGCAAGGTAGGGCAGGTAGCGGTCGGCGGTTTCGCGCACGCTTGGAATATCGGTCTGCATCGCGATAAACAAATGACCGGCGAAGGTGAACAGCAACGCGAAACCAACGCTTGCGATCAGTGACCAGCCACAGGCAACCACTAATGAGCGCCTTAACGCCTGGCGGTCACGCGCGCCGATGGCGTGGCCGCACAGGGCTTCGACTGCATGGGCCAGGCCGTCCAGCGCGTGGGCGGTCAGCAGCAGCCCGTTGAGCAGCAGCGCATTGGCCGCCACGGTCGCGTCCCCCAGGCGCGCGCCTTGCACGGTGATCATGAAAAACACCGACTGCAACGCCAGGCTGCGGATAAAAATGTCGCGATTCACCGCCAGCAGCGGGCGCCAGCTTTGCCAGCGTTTCAGCGCCG
This region of Pseudomonas sp. MUP55 genomic DNA includes:
- a CDS encoding translation initiation factor Sui1 encodes the protein MAKKAASFAALGGLVFSTDAGRHCPDCRQPVDACTCKQTLIPEGDGIARVRRESKGRGGKTVTTITGVPLAEDALKELATTLKKRCGTGGALKDGVIEIQGEHVELLLAELIKLGYKAKKSGG
- the speA gene encoding arginine decarboxylase, whose protein sequence is MSVRRTRKDDGSQWTVADSRSVYGIRHWGAGYFAINEAGRVEVRPNGPNSTPVDLYEQVDELRKSGLSLPLLVRFPDILQDRVRQLTGAFDSNIERLEYQSKYTALYPIKVNQQEAVIENIIATQNVSIGLEAGSKPELLAVLALAPKGGTIVCNGYKDREFIRLALMGQKLGHNVFIVIEKESEVELVIEEAASLKVKPQVGLRVRLSSLASSKWADTGGEKSKFGLSAAQLLSVVERFRAAGLDQGIRLLHFHMGSQIANLADYQHGFKEAIRYYGELRNLGLPVDHIDVGGGLGVDYDGTHSRNASSINYDMDDYAGVVVGMLKEFCDAQSLPHPHIFSESGRSLTAHHAMLVVQVTDVEKHNDEIPTIENKESLPETVQWLVDLLGPTDIEMVTETYWRATHYMSDVATQYADGKLTLAEKALAEQCYFAVCRRLHNSLKARQRSHRQVLDELNDKLADKYICNFSVFQSLPDTWAIGQVLPILPLHRLDEEPLRRAVLQDLTCDSDGKIKQYVDEQSIETSLPVHGLNEGEDYLLGIFLVGAYQEILGDMHNLFGDTDSVNIYQREDGSVYSAGIETHDTIEDMLRYVHLSPEELMTHYRDKCASAKITASERTQFLDALRLGLTRSSYLSS